A part of Arachis hypogaea cultivar Tifrunner chromosome 12, arahy.Tifrunner.gnm2.J5K5, whole genome shotgun sequence genomic DNA contains:
- the LOC112728081 gene encoding transcription factor IIIA: MPEIQMDEPMESGERPVFKDIRRYFCEYCGICRSKKILITSHINSQHKDELEKARAEGNNEAHCEKPNNTCQQCGASFKKPAYLLQHMQSHSLERPYVCTVDDCQASYRRKDHLTRHLLQHEGKTFKCPMENCNLIFSIKGNMARHVKEIHDEGSTSTNVESKQFVCPEIGCGKVFKFASKLRKHEDSHVKLQSVDVVCLEPGCMKHFTNNQCLKEHIESCHQYVTCDTCGSRQLKKNIKRHLCTHEADKSLAEFKCEFKGCSCKFSSKSNLVTHKKAVHFKEKPFVCGFPDCGLRFAYKHVRDKHEKTGKHVFTHGDFEEADEQFRSRPRGGRKRVCPTVEMLVRKRVTPPSQLENLLFMQE; the protein is encoded by the exons ATGCCTGAAATACAGATGGATGAACCCATGGAAAGTGGTGAGAGGCCAGTCTTCAAAGATATTAGACGCTACTTCTGTGAATACTGTGGCATTTGCAGGTCTAAAAAGATCTTAATTACCTCCCACATCAATTCACAACACAAG GACGAGTTGGAAAAAGCTAGAGCTGAAGGAAATAATGAAGCACATTGCGAAAAGCCCAACAACACTTGCCAACAATGTGGTGCTAGCTTCAAAAAACCTGCCTACTTGTTGCAGCACATGCAAAGCCATTCACTTGAG AGGCCGTATGTGTGTACGGTTGATGATTGTCAGGCAAGTTACAGAAGAAAGGACCATTTGACTCGTCACCTTCTACAGCATGAAGGGAAAACTTTTAAATGTCCAATGGAGAATTGCAACCTAATTTTCTCAATAAAAGGTAATATGGCAAGACATGTTAAAGAGATTCATGATGAAGGATCTACATCCACAAATGTAGAAAGTAAGCAGTTTGTGTGCCCAGAAATTGGCTGTGGAAAGGTTTTCAAGTTTGCGTCAAAGCTTCGTAAACATGAAGATTCTCATG TTAAGCTGCAGTCGGTAGATGTAGTGTGCTTGGAGCCTGGTTGCATGAAACATTTCACTAATAACCAGTGCCTTAAAGAACATATTGAATCCTGTCATCAATATGTAACCTGCGACACTTGTGGAAGTAGACAACTGAAAAAGAATATTAAAAGGCACCTTTGCACACATGAAGCTGACAAATCATTGGCAGAGTTTAAATGTGAATTTAAGGGCTGTAGCTGCAAATTCTCAAGT AAATCTAATCTCGTTACACATAAGAAGGCCGTGCACTTTAAAGAAAAGCCCTTTGTATGTGGTTTTCCTGATTGTGGCCTGAGATTTGCTTACAAACATGTCAGAGATAAACACGAAAAAACTGGGAAACATGTTTTTACCCAT GGGGATTTTGAAGAAGCTGATGAACAATTCAGGTCAAGGCCAAGGGGTGGGAGGAAGAGAGTGTGTCCTACAGTAGAAATGTTGGTCAGGAAAAGGGTTACACCACCTAGTCAATTGGAGAATTTGTTATTTATGCAAGAGTGA